The DNA window TACTCCGCTGATCGGCACGAACGGACAAACGTCGGTGGCGCCAATTCTTGCGTGAGCGCCGTGATGTTTGCGCATGTCGATGACTTCGGCGGCTTTGGCAATTCCGGCAAACGCGGCTTCCAGCGCACTGGATTTCGACCCAATGAAAGTCACGACCGTCCGGTTTGTGTCGGCTCCCGGATCGACATCTAACAATTTAACGCCGCTGACCGATTGAATCGCATCCGTAATTGCCTGAATAATTTTGGGATC is part of the Candidatus Marinimicrobia bacterium CG08_land_8_20_14_0_20_45_22 genome and encodes:
- a CDS encoding glutamate formimidoyltransferase translates to MPEIIECIPNFSEGRDPKIIQAITDAIQSVSGVKLLDVDPGADTNRTVVTFIGSKSSALEAAFAGIAKAAEVIDMRKHHGAHARIGATDVCPFVPISGV